A genome region from Streptomyces pratensis includes the following:
- a CDS encoding helix-turn-helix transcriptional regulator: MRANSPVVVGRDEEIGLLSSALDAARRRSGRALFLVGEAGIGKSRLVGECAYRAYGLGMPVLRGRAGSTGLVVPLRPLAEALSSHFRAAGTPTDPELAPYHPALARLVPEWRSGTSAGYTETVVELAEALLRLLSVLGRDTGCVVLLEDLHDCDTETVAVVEYVIDNLADLPVLLLGTLRPEPGTALDLVRSAEQRHTATVVELRALGEAQVRALTGACLETPPERIPEAVQRRLVERAAGNPYLVEVLLDDLLDTGRLRRTEDGWEAAEQPDGTLPPRILRSWSHRLDRMDEPVRDLLLTAATLGGQFSVAVLQTVTGLEDRALFTHLRSAVETGVIAPDGAAPDRYAFRHTLTAEALVSSLAPAERAALARRAAAAVEHSGEPLDEDRRQLVASLELAAGNRAGAARQFAEAGRRMLASGAHGSAVVLLERSRSLAAESDLAAVTESLAVARAEGGDLDGALALAGTLPPVPARSEAAARRGDAHINIAWVAVMAERAADTSRQIEAARALFGPEPSPARRASLAVVDGHLSLLPGEDRRDPEAAERAARAAARTAEEEGLPVVACQAWQLLALLSREKSFDAADVCLERMLTLSTEHSLPSWRVEALVRLGVNSFMRTGDAARLHSARAAAAELGSLLLAQTVDGLLAMNAVMCARWDEAEEITGRSVEASARIGNHGAHRYLLLAGAAMAAHRGRRRETDRALAAFRRAGGERSALTPLRLGFCGAIGALLEEDRTRALAELDAALTWELDHPSYYYLSGRYGLRPLLRVLEGEAARGEYEEVAGAPGAALAWNRQFLELAEAVLLGREGDQAGAARRMTAFHARSTAFPVARHLGLRLVADPALADGWGEPVVWLRTAEEYFHGAGVQSPASACRAALRQAGVSVTQHRGGRERIPAPLRTNGVTPREYEVFVLLAERPGNQQIAQRLSISPRTVEKHLASLLSKTGRANRTALCEFAAECGADQA; the protein is encoded by the coding sequence ATGCGTGCGAATTCGCCGGTCGTCGTCGGACGTGACGAGGAGATCGGTTTACTGAGCAGCGCCCTGGACGCCGCCCGGCGGCGTTCGGGGCGCGCGCTGTTCCTCGTCGGTGAGGCGGGGATCGGCAAGTCCCGGCTCGTCGGCGAATGCGCCTACCGTGCCTACGGGCTGGGCATGCCGGTGCTGCGCGGGAGGGCGGGTTCCACCGGCCTGGTCGTCCCCCTCCGCCCCCTGGCGGAGGCCCTTTCGTCGCACTTCAGGGCCGCCGGCACGCCGACCGATCCGGAACTGGCGCCGTATCACCCGGCGTTGGCCAGGCTCGTGCCGGAGTGGCGGAGCGGGACGTCCGCCGGTTACACGGAGACCGTCGTCGAGCTGGCCGAGGCCCTGCTCCGCCTGCTGTCGGTCCTGGGCCGCGACACCGGCTGCGTGGTGCTCCTGGAGGACCTGCACGACTGCGACACGGAGACCGTCGCGGTCGTCGAGTACGTCATCGACAACCTGGCGGACCTCCCGGTCCTGCTGCTGGGGACGCTGCGCCCGGAGCCGGGGACCGCGCTGGACCTCGTACGCTCCGCGGAACAGCGTCACACCGCGACGGTGGTGGAGTTGCGGGCGCTCGGCGAGGCACAGGTGCGCGCCCTGACCGGCGCCTGCCTGGAGACACCGCCCGAGCGGATACCCGAGGCGGTCCAGCGGCGTCTGGTCGAGCGCGCGGCGGGCAACCCCTACCTGGTGGAGGTCCTGCTCGACGACCTGCTCGACACGGGCAGGCTGCGGCGCACGGAGGACGGCTGGGAGGCGGCGGAGCAGCCGGACGGAACCCTTCCGCCACGCATCCTCCGGAGCTGGTCCCACCGGCTCGACCGGATGGACGAGCCGGTGCGGGACCTCCTGCTGACGGCGGCCACCCTGGGCGGCCAGTTCTCCGTGGCGGTCCTCCAGACCGTCACCGGGCTGGAGGACCGGGCCCTGTTCACCCACCTGAGATCCGCCGTCGAGACGGGCGTGATCGCCCCTGACGGGGCGGCCCCCGACCGCTACGCCTTCCGGCACACCCTCACCGCGGAGGCGCTGGTCTCCTCCCTCGCGCCGGCCGAGCGCGCCGCACTCGCCCGGCGCGCCGCCGCGGCGGTCGAGCACTCGGGGGAGCCGCTCGACGAGGACCGGCGGCAGCTCGTGGCCTCGCTGGAGCTGGCGGCGGGCAACCGGGCCGGTGCGGCACGGCAGTTCGCCGAGGCGGGACGGCGCATGCTCGCGTCGGGTGCGCACGGCTCGGCCGTGGTGCTGCTGGAACGTTCCCGCAGCCTGGCGGCGGAGAGCGACCTCGCCGCTGTCACCGAGTCCCTGGCAGTGGCACGGGCCGAGGGCGGCGATCTGGACGGCGCCCTGGCGCTGGCCGGAACCCTTCCTCCGGTCCCCGCGCGCTCCGAGGCGGCCGCCCGGCGCGGGGACGCCCACATCAACATCGCCTGGGTGGCCGTCATGGCGGAGCGGGCCGCCGACACGTCCCGCCAGATCGAGGCGGCGCGGGCCCTGTTCGGTCCGGAGCCGTCCCCGGCGCGCCGGGCTTCGCTCGCGGTCGTCGACGGCCACCTCTCGCTGCTACCCGGTGAGGACCGGCGGGATCCGGAGGCCGCCGAACGGGCCGCACGCGCGGCCGCGCGGACCGCCGAGGAGGAGGGGCTGCCGGTCGTGGCCTGCCAGGCCTGGCAGTTGCTGGCGCTGCTCTCCAGGGAGAAGAGTTTCGACGCGGCCGACGTGTGTCTGGAGCGGATGCTCACCCTGTCCACCGAGCACTCACTGCCGTCGTGGCGTGTGGAGGCACTGGTGCGTCTGGGGGTGAACAGCTTCATGCGGACCGGGGACGCGGCGCGTCTCCACTCGGCGCGGGCGGCGGCGGCCGAGCTGGGATCACTGCTGCTGGCGCAGACGGTCGACGGACTGCTCGCGATGAACGCGGTGATGTGCGCCCGGTGGGACGAGGCGGAGGAGATCACCGGCCGGTCGGTGGAGGCGAGCGCCAGGATCGGCAACCACGGTGCCCACCGGTACCTGCTGCTGGCAGGGGCCGCGATGGCGGCACACCGCGGCCGTCGGCGGGAGACGGACCGCGCCCTCGCCGCGTTCCGCAGGGCGGGCGGGGAACGGTCCGCGCTGACGCCCTTGCGGCTGGGCTTCTGCGGGGCGATCGGGGCGCTGCTGGAGGAGGACCGCACCCGGGCTTTGGCGGAGCTGGACGCCGCACTGACCTGGGAGCTCGACCACCCCAGTTACTACTACCTGTCCGGCCGCTACGGGCTGCGCCCGCTGCTTCGGGTACTGGAGGGTGAGGCGGCGCGCGGGGAGTACGAGGAGGTGGCCGGCGCACCCGGCGCAGCCCTGGCCTGGAACCGGCAGTTCCTCGAACTGGCCGAGGCGGTACTCCTCGGCCGCGAGGGCGACCAGGCGGGTGCCGCACGGCGGATGACCGCTTTCCACGCCCGGTCCACGGCCTTTCCGGTGGCACGGCATCTCGGTCTGAGGCTCGTCGCCGACCCCGCGCTCGCCGACGGGTGGGGCGAGCCGGTCGTGTGGCTGCGGACCGCGGAGGAGTACTTCCACGGGGCGGGGGTGCAGTCGCCTGCGTCCGCGTGCCGGGCGGCTCTGCGGCAGGCCGGGGTGAGCGTGACCCAGCACCGCGGCGGCCGTGAACGGATTCCCGCGCCGTTGCGGACGAACGGGGTGACTCCGCGCGAGTACGAGGTGTTCGTGCTGCTGGCGGAGCGGCCGGGCAACCAGCAGATCGCACAGAGGCTGTCCATCTCGCCCCGCACGGTGGAGAAGCACCTGGCCAGTCTGCTCAGCAAGACGGGACGGGCCAACCGTACGGCCCTGTGCGAATTCGCCGCGGAGTGCGGGGCCGACCAGGCCTGA
- a CDS encoding AfsR/SARP family transcriptional regulator, with protein MPLPSVRPGSTGAVYFSLLGPLSAVADGRPLPLGPRKQRLVLATLLSRPNTPVPVDVLTDVVWPEGPPRTARKNLQVYVSAARALFGAVDGGGRDRVVHDCGGYRLRVEEGELDILRFRTLARAGRAAGERGDLRTAARLLREALDLWGERPPLHDLRDSAGVAEEAERLEARCLTVYEDWAEAEIETGRAGAAVDGLRDLVERHPFRERLRAAWMNSLHQTGRQAEALAVYDDYRQLLARELGLEPSPAMAGLYRAMLGEGRAVRPAGSGNAACGVSLPADSRHFTGREDELARLIDVSGRPDGAVLVVSGPAGVGKSALAVRAAHLLADGFPDGRVHVRARREDGAARARNDMLDELGRLCGVGGSGRPDPVRAENAWQDWLSRHRALIVLDDVADEASVRGLLPRSGRCSVVLTARGQLAGLESVHRTALAAPEDDEALELLGTLIGEDRLRTDRPAALRIVRACGCLPLAVAVSGMRLAVLRHLPLAEYADRLDDPTAALDELVAGDVSVRSRLAAGWRDLGARDRGALVRLAGLPWDGAFTLERAMAALDRDERGTIRAVEALIDTGAVTSPTGEVTAHAALYEVPRLLCLYVREEAAGPGTAGVREAPLLFGSGASRLFS; from the coding sequence ATGCCCCTTCCCTCCGTCCGCCCCGGCTCCACCGGCGCGGTGTACTTCTCACTGCTGGGGCCGCTCTCGGCGGTGGCCGACGGCAGGCCGCTGCCGTTGGGGCCACGGAAGCAGAGGCTGGTCCTGGCCACCCTGCTGTCCCGCCCCAACACCCCGGTGCCGGTGGACGTGCTCACCGACGTGGTGTGGCCGGAGGGGCCGCCACGGACCGCGCGCAAGAACCTTCAGGTCTATGTCAGCGCCGCCCGCGCGCTGTTCGGGGCCGTGGACGGCGGCGGCCGGGACCGGGTGGTGCACGACTGCGGCGGCTACCGGCTCCGGGTGGAGGAGGGCGAGCTCGACATCCTGCGCTTCAGGACGCTGGCCCGGGCGGGCCGGGCGGCGGGTGAGCGGGGCGACCTGCGTACCGCCGCCAGGCTGCTGCGGGAGGCGCTCGACCTGTGGGGGGAGCGTCCGCCGCTGCACGACCTCCGGGACTCCGCCGGGGTCGCGGAGGAGGCCGAGCGGCTGGAGGCCCGCTGCCTCACGGTCTACGAGGACTGGGCCGAGGCCGAGATCGAGACGGGCCGGGCGGGCGCGGCGGTGGACGGCCTGAGAGACCTGGTGGAGCGCCACCCCTTCCGGGAGCGGCTGCGGGCCGCGTGGATGAACTCCCTTCACCAGACCGGACGTCAGGCGGAGGCGCTGGCGGTGTACGACGACTACCGGCAGCTGCTCGCCAGGGAGCTGGGCCTGGAACCGAGTCCGGCGATGGCGGGCCTCTACCGGGCCATGCTGGGCGAGGGCCGGGCGGTCCGGCCCGCCGGTTCCGGCAACGCGGCGTGCGGTGTCTCACTGCCCGCGGACAGCAGGCACTTCACCGGCCGCGAGGACGAACTGGCGCGGCTGATCGACGTGTCGGGCCGCCCGGACGGTGCCGTGCTGGTCGTCTCCGGTCCGGCGGGGGTGGGGAAGTCGGCCCTGGCCGTGCGGGCGGCCCATCTGCTCGCGGACGGCTTCCCCGACGGACGGGTCCACGTGCGGGCGCGGCGGGAGGACGGCGCGGCACGCGCCCGGAACGACATGCTGGACGAGCTGGGGCGGCTGTGCGGGGTGGGCGGATCGGGCCGGCCCGATCCGGTGCGGGCCGAGAACGCCTGGCAGGACTGGCTGTCGCGGCACCGGGCGCTGATCGTGCTGGACGACGTCGCGGACGAGGCGTCGGTGCGCGGGCTGCTGCCACGGTCCGGGCGGTGCTCGGTCGTGCTCACCGCTCGCGGTCAGCTGGCCGGGCTGGAGTCCGTGCACCGTACGGCCCTGGCCGCTCCGGAGGACGACGAAGCCCTGGAGCTGCTGGGGACGCTGATCGGCGAGGACCGGCTGCGGACGGACCGGCCGGCGGCCCTGCGCATCGTGCGGGCCTGCGGGTGCCTGCCGCTGGCGGTGGCGGTGAGCGGGATGCGGCTGGCAGTGCTGCGTCACCTCCCGCTGGCGGAGTACGCGGACCGGCTCGACGACCCGACGGCGGCCTTGGACGAGCTGGTGGCCGGAGACGTGTCCGTCCGCTCCCGCCTCGCCGCCGGCTGGCGGGACCTGGGGGCCCGCGACCGGGGCGCGCTGGTCCGCCTCGCGGGGCTCCCGTGGGACGGTGCCTTCACCCTGGAGCGGGCGATGGCGGCGCTGGACCGCGACGAGCGGGGCACCATACGCGCGGTCGAGGCGCTGATCGACACGGGTGCGGTGACCTCGCCCACGGGTGAGGTCACCGCACACGCCGCGCTGTACGAGGTGCCGCGCCTGCTCTGTCTGTACGTCCGCGAGGAGGCGGCGGGCCCCGGGACGGCCGGAGTACGGGAAGCACCGCTCCTCTTCGGGAGCGGTGCTTCCCGCCTCTTCAGCTAA
- the lanKC gene encoding class III lanthionine synthetase LanKC, with the protein MPGIQETQLYCLADRTYFDTPARLPDEESRYRLDTDPPPAGWRREAVGLWTSLVPEHVQPAEQGWKIHVSTVPGEAEATLRDTARICVRHGVPFKFLRSEKALLLVAGKHMNRSGAGKFIAAYPPDETVFLALADELSRTLAGRSGPYILSDLRIGDAPVYTRYGAYVPRWCDDAEGRRVLALRDPSGKLVPDERGVVFRMPSWVEVPEALRPHLAARAAARDDSFPYTVTGALQFSNAGGIYLAEDRATGRRVVLREARPHCGLDGAGDDAVTRLRREHRALTALAGLDCVPEVYGVRTVWEHHFLIEEHIEGNTLLEEIVARFALVRGADSADELAPYVAWTESVTGELARALEQIHARGLRFGDLHPSNIIVRPDGRIALVDFEYATALDDQDTPLAGGQGLQAPPGTPGAEADAYALWATWLSMLMPVMEMAGLERAKALTLERWARRRYALPAGAGPRRPGLLSGLDASRRREAEVADLFEGPEVDWAGIRTRLLAGIHAGATPGRADRLFPGAPDLFATGGTDLANGAAGVLYALHRTGAPVPGEWTDWLAAAALRRDPAGAGGLYDGLPGAALVLSLLGRTEQGREVWERATSAEPMTASADLLTGRAGTALAALRMARLDGAAPDPRLVDSALRTARDLDLLVRGEHVDGMKPPESAGLLRGLSGAALLLLELHALTGEAWLRRSARTALGREAGHLVTMDDGSLQVKDGRRHLLYLGQGSSGVALVAQAYTARYEDEALSALIPGVAKGCAMEFVREPGLFTGRAGLAAAAGQLDPLTRTGPGVMASVRNLAWHLVADEDALLVPGATLRRFSADLGTGAAGLLLALHFLSGAKDTAGGERPPGLLELLTLG; encoded by the coding sequence GTGCCAGGCATCCAGGAAACGCAGCTGTACTGCCTCGCCGACCGTACGTACTTCGACACCCCGGCCCGGCTGCCCGACGAGGAGTCGCGGTACCGGCTCGACACCGATCCGCCACCGGCGGGCTGGCGCCGTGAGGCCGTGGGCCTGTGGACCTCGCTGGTGCCCGAGCACGTCCAACCCGCCGAACAGGGCTGGAAGATCCATGTGTCCACCGTCCCCGGTGAGGCCGAGGCCACCCTGCGGGACACCGCCCGGATCTGCGTCCGCCACGGTGTGCCCTTCAAATTCCTGCGCAGCGAAAAGGCGTTGCTGCTGGTGGCGGGCAAGCACATGAACCGCAGCGGCGCGGGGAAGTTCATCGCGGCCTACCCGCCCGACGAGACCGTGTTCCTCGCCCTGGCCGACGAGCTGTCCCGGACACTGGCGGGACGCAGCGGCCCCTACATCCTCAGCGACCTGCGGATCGGCGACGCACCGGTCTACACGCGCTACGGCGCCTACGTCCCCCGCTGGTGCGACGACGCCGAAGGCCGCCGGGTCCTCGCCCTGCGGGACCCGTCCGGGAAGCTCGTCCCCGACGAGCGCGGCGTGGTGTTCCGGATGCCCTCGTGGGTCGAGGTCCCCGAGGCCCTGCGGCCGCACCTCGCGGCACGTGCCGCCGCCCGCGACGACTCCTTCCCGTACACGGTCACCGGGGCCCTCCAGTTCTCCAACGCCGGAGGGATCTACCTGGCCGAGGACCGGGCGACGGGGCGGCGCGTGGTCCTGCGCGAGGCCCGGCCGCACTGCGGCCTCGACGGCGCGGGCGACGACGCCGTCACACGCCTGCGTCGCGAGCACCGGGCGCTGACCGCGCTGGCCGGACTGGACTGCGTACCCGAGGTGTACGGGGTGCGGACCGTGTGGGAGCACCACTTCCTCATCGAGGAGCACATCGAGGGGAACACCCTGCTGGAGGAGATCGTCGCCCGCTTCGCCCTCGTACGCGGGGCGGACTCGGCGGACGAACTCGCCCCCTACGTCGCGTGGACCGAGTCGGTGACCGGTGAACTCGCCCGGGCGCTGGAGCAGATCCACGCGCGGGGTCTGCGTTTCGGTGATCTGCACCCCTCCAACATCATCGTCCGGCCCGACGGCCGGATCGCGCTCGTCGACTTCGAGTACGCCACCGCCCTCGACGACCAGGACACCCCGCTGGCCGGCGGCCAGGGCCTCCAGGCACCCCCGGGCACCCCCGGGGCGGAGGCCGACGCCTACGCGCTCTGGGCGACCTGGCTCTCCATGCTGATGCCGGTCATGGAGATGGCCGGGCTCGAAAGGGCGAAGGCCCTCACCCTGGAGCGCTGGGCCCGCCGGCGGTACGCGCTGCCGGCCGGGGCGGGGCCTCGCAGGCCCGGACTGCTCAGCGGCCTGGACGCCTCACGGCGGCGGGAGGCCGAGGTGGCCGACCTGTTCGAGGGGCCGGAGGTCGACTGGGCGGGGATACGCACCCGGCTCCTCGCCGGCATCCACGCCGGAGCCACACCCGGGCGGGCGGACCGCCTCTTCCCGGGCGCCCCCGATCTCTTCGCGACCGGCGGGACCGATCTCGCGAACGGCGCGGCCGGTGTCCTGTACGCCCTGCACCGGACGGGCGCCCCCGTCCCCGGGGAGTGGACCGACTGGCTTGCGGCAGCGGCGCTGCGCAGGGATCCCGCCGGGGCCGGTGGACTCTACGACGGGCTGCCCGGCGCGGCGTTGGTGCTCTCCCTCCTGGGCCGCACCGAGCAGGGACGGGAGGTGTGGGAGCGTGCGACGAGCGCCGAGCCCATGACGGCTTCGGCGGATCTGCTCACCGGACGCGCGGGCACCGCGCTCGCCGCGCTCCGCATGGCCCGGCTGGACGGCGCCGCCCCCGACCCCCGGCTCGTCGACAGCGCCCTGCGCACCGCCCGGGACCTGGACCTGCTGGTGCGCGGCGAACACGTGGACGGGATGAAGCCGCCGGAGTCGGCCGGGCTGCTGCGCGGACTGAGCGGAGCCGCTCTCCTTCTCCTGGAACTGCACGCGCTGACCGGTGAGGCGTGGCTGCGCCGGTCCGCCCGCACCGCCCTGGGACGGGAGGCCGGACACCTGGTCACCATGGACGACGGCTCGCTCCAGGTGAAGGATGGCCGACGCCATCTGCTCTATCTCGGCCAGGGCAGTTCAGGGGTCGCGCTGGTCGCGCAGGCATACACGGCCCGGTACGAGGACGAGGCCCTGAGCGCCCTGATCCCGGGCGTGGCCAAGGGCTGTGCCATGGAATTCGTCCGCGAACCGGGGCTGTTCACCGGGCGCGCGGGCCTCGCCGCGGCGGCGGGCCAGCTCGACCCCCTGACCCGGACCGGGCCCGGGGTCATGGCCTCCGTACGCAACCTCGCCTGGCACCTCGTCGCCGACGAGGACGCGCTGCTCGTCCCTGGCGCGACGCTGCGGCGCTTCTCCGCCGACCTCGGCACGGGGGCGGCGGGGCTGCTGCTCGCCCTGCACTTCCTGTCCGGGGCGAAGGACACGGCCGGTGGGGAGCGTCCCCCGGGTCTGCTGGAACTGCTCACCCTCGGCTGA
- a CDS encoding type 2 lanthipeptide synthetase LanM family protein has translation MRRSRAPSRMGAGEPLGPPSTGEVTTVVKRETAVGTDRAPAPFGPAVGEASGHAPVPDATHLLGSREHGDPWWAPGTVGPRPDTEPDWARFAREAVAMAPRQARIADRAYPDLTGFALVVAPFAARAAQRVSDTASGNTSPTDHRVPGAASGGTVRPAPATCPAAVLDAFRHDVARRLALLAARTLVSELHGARTGGGLSGEGPRERFRDFLRLTGGRAGLASLVTGYPVLARVLAQTAMNAADAFAEMLGRLAADQALLGSSPVLGVRGAGGSADCGPHTLTGVETGTGDSHRGGRSVMLLRFADGTRLVYKPRPLAAHRHFGTLVEWFNSLVGTPDLRAPKVLDRGAYGWAEFVVDAPCRSTAETALFYRRLGALLALLHVLDGTDLHHENLIACGPQPVLVDVETLFHPPLTQSPPADPAARALHASVHRVGLLPQLLVGDTTALDMSAVGGGRAASSPLETASWAAAGTDTMHLVRSVGRFTESANRPTLDGATADPFRYTGALCDGFRSAYTAVSDSRDELLGPEGLLRLFADDEVRFVPRPTWTYATLLHESTHPDLMRDAAERQQLFALLRTGALGTPAMPGLEDEEIAELWQGDVPVFTTRPDATTVWSGGGRAMRGPAVPTGLARVEAKIRALDTVDRQDQERIIRTAMVSTSTEPPHGAVGRGRPRTEATAPEPERLLAAARSVGDQLVSLAYHSDSRTNWIGLELLGERYWRLTPLAADLAAGYTGPALFLAQLASLTGAARYADAARAALVPVPGLLDALHQSGEDLGLVGSGAFSGLGGIAYALAEIGTLLDDSRVLDWAGPATRLACAASSAEEGLGVRGGAAGGLVSLLAVHRTTGRAEAWRGAERCADRLAAVPPPAPGGFADGAAGIGWALLRFAAAGGGPHHRSAGLDALRVAVRGAPGGQAWCEGTAGVALAVADSPEALADPELSHWLTERSGDVARSAPSGDDSLCHGELGVLELLGHAALPRLRPHWLRRTGTLLAAADRAQPHCGTPGHVPHPGLLTGLSGIGHGLLRAGFPDRIGPALLVRHSTGADRSAAPMTLSTNDQ, from the coding sequence ATGCGCCGGTCCCGGGCGCCCTCCAGGATGGGCGCGGGAGAACCGCTGGGGCCTCCCTCGACCGGGGAGGTGACCACGGTGGTGAAGAGGGAAACGGCCGTCGGCACGGACCGGGCGCCCGCGCCGTTCGGCCCGGCGGTCGGCGAAGCCTCCGGACACGCCCCGGTGCCGGACGCCACCCATCTCCTCGGCTCCCGGGAACACGGTGATCCGTGGTGGGCTCCCGGCACCGTCGGACCGCGCCCGGACACCGAGCCCGACTGGGCCCGCTTCGCCCGGGAGGCCGTGGCCATGGCACCTCGGCAGGCACGGATCGCGGACCGGGCGTACCCGGACCTGACCGGTTTCGCCCTGGTCGTCGCGCCGTTCGCGGCCCGGGCCGCCCAGCGGGTGTCGGACACGGCATCCGGGAACACCTCGCCCACCGACCACCGGGTGCCGGGCGCGGCATCCGGGGGCACCGTACGGCCGGCCCCCGCCACCTGCCCGGCCGCGGTGCTGGACGCCTTCCGGCACGACGTCGCGCGGCGACTCGCCCTGCTCGCCGCCAGGACCCTCGTCTCGGAACTGCACGGGGCGCGGACCGGTGGCGGACTGAGTGGCGAGGGGCCGCGTGAACGCTTCCGCGACTTCCTCCGCCTGACCGGGGGCCGGGCCGGCCTCGCGTCCCTGGTCACCGGGTATCCGGTCCTCGCCAGGGTCCTCGCGCAGACGGCCATGAACGCGGCGGACGCGTTCGCCGAGATGCTCGGCAGGCTCGCGGCGGACCAGGCACTCCTGGGCTCCTCCCCGGTCCTCGGGGTACGGGGTGCGGGAGGGTCCGCCGACTGCGGGCCGCACACCCTGACCGGGGTCGAGACCGGCACGGGCGACAGCCATCGCGGGGGCCGGTCGGTGATGCTCCTGCGTTTCGCCGACGGCACCCGGCTGGTCTACAAGCCGCGCCCGCTCGCCGCTCACCGGCACTTCGGGACCCTGGTGGAGTGGTTCAACTCCCTTGTGGGAACGCCTGATCTGCGTGCGCCGAAGGTCCTCGACAGGGGTGCGTACGGCTGGGCCGAGTTCGTCGTGGACGCGCCCTGCCGGTCGACGGCCGAGACGGCGCTCTTCTACCGGCGTCTGGGTGCGCTGCTGGCGCTGCTGCACGTCCTGGACGGCACGGACCTGCACCACGAGAACCTCATCGCCTGCGGGCCGCAGCCCGTCCTCGTCGATGTGGAGACGCTGTTCCACCCGCCGCTGACGCAGTCCCCGCCCGCCGATCCGGCCGCCCGCGCCCTGCACGCCTCGGTCCACCGCGTCGGACTGCTGCCGCAGTTGCTGGTCGGGGACACCACCGCGCTCGACATGTCGGCCGTCGGCGGCGGCCGGGCGGCATCCTCCCCGCTGGAGACCGCCTCCTGGGCGGCTGCGGGCACCGACACCATGCACCTGGTGCGCTCGGTGGGGCGGTTCACCGAATCGGCCAACCGCCCCACGCTCGACGGGGCCACGGCCGACCCGTTCCGGTACACCGGCGCACTGTGCGACGGGTTCCGCTCCGCGTACACGGCCGTCAGCGACTCGCGCGACGAACTGCTGGGGCCGGAGGGCCTCCTGCGCCTCTTCGCCGACGACGAGGTCCGTTTCGTGCCCAGGCCGACATGGACGTACGCAACCCTGCTCCACGAGTCGACCCACCCCGACCTGATGCGGGACGCCGCCGAGCGCCAGCAGCTCTTCGCCCTGCTGCGCACCGGGGCCCTGGGCACTCCCGCGATGCCCGGTCTGGAGGACGAGGAGATCGCGGAGCTCTGGCAGGGCGACGTACCGGTGTTCACCACCCGCCCGGACGCCACGACGGTGTGGAGCGGCGGCGGGCGCGCGATGCGGGGGCCCGCCGTGCCCACCGGGCTGGCGCGGGTGGAGGCGAAGATCCGCGCCCTGGACACGGTGGACCGGCAGGACCAGGAACGGATCATCCGCACCGCCATGGTCAGCACCTCCACCGAGCCTCCGCACGGTGCCGTCGGGCGCGGCAGGCCCCGGACCGAGGCGACCGCACCGGAACCGGAACGTCTGCTCGCCGCCGCGCGGTCGGTGGGCGACCAGCTCGTCTCACTCGCGTACCACAGCGACAGCCGGACCAACTGGATCGGCCTGGAGCTGCTCGGTGAGCGCTACTGGCGTCTCACACCGCTGGCGGCCGACCTCGCGGCGGGCTACACCGGCCCGGCGCTGTTCCTCGCGCAGCTGGCGTCGTTGACCGGGGCGGCCAGGTACGCCGACGCTGCCAGGGCCGCGCTGGTGCCCGTCCCGGGTCTCCTGGACGCGTTGCACCAGAGCGGCGAGGACCTGGGGCTTGTCGGCTCCGGCGCATTCTCCGGCCTCGGGGGCATCGCGTACGCCCTGGCCGAGATCGGAACGCTGCTGGACGACAGCCGGGTACTGGACTGGGCCGGGCCCGCCACCCGGCTCGCCTGTGCGGCGAGTTCGGCCGAGGAGGGGCTCGGGGTGCGCGGCGGGGCCGCCGGCGGCCTGGTGTCGCTGCTCGCCGTGCACCGGACCACCGGGCGGGCCGAGGCCTGGCGCGGCGCCGAGCGCTGCGCCGACCGGCTCGCGGCGGTGCCGCCCCCGGCGCCAGGGGGCTTCGCGGACGGGGCGGCGGGCATCGGCTGGGCCCTGCTGAGGTTCGCGGCGGCGGGAGGCGGTCCGCACCACCGGAGCGCCGGGCTGGACGCCCTGCGCGTCGCGGTGCGCGGCGCGCCCGGCGGGCAGGCCTGGTGCGAGGGGACCGCGGGGGTCGCGCTCGCGGTCGCCGACAGCCCGGAGGCGCTGGCCGATCCGGAACTGAGCCACTGGCTGACGGAGCGCTCCGGTGACGTGGCCCGGTCCGCTCCGTCCGGGGACGACAGCCTCTGCCACGGCGAACTGGGTGTGCTGGAGCTGCTCGGCCACGCCGCCCTGCCCCGGCTGCGCCCCCACTGGCTGCGCCGGACCGGCACCCTGCTGGCCGCCGCCGACCGGGCGCAGCCGCACTGCGGGACGCCCGGACACGTACCTCACCCGGGACTGCTCACAGGTCTGTCGGGGATCGGACACGGGCTGCTGCGGGCGGGGTTCCCCGACCGGATCGGCCCGGCACTGCTCGTGCGCCACTCCACGGGGGCCGACAGGTCCGCCGCACCCATGACGTTGTCGACCAACGACCAGTAG